Within the Methanobrevibacter oralis genome, the region TACTAAAACTTTTATAATATTTAAAAACATAATTATAATATTAAATCTTCGCGGTGAATTTGATTTGTCATGGTTACTTGTAATACTAACTTTTTTACTAGCTATTATAAAAACTGAAAAAACTAAAAAATATCAAAAAATTTCAGTTATTATTCCAGCTTTCAATGAAGAAAAAACAGTTGCATCTGTTGTTGAAGTTGTTAAAAATGTTTCTTATATTGATGAAATCATTGTTGTTAATGACGGTTCTAGTGACAATACTGAATTAGAAGCTAAAAAAGCTGGAGCTACTGTAATTAATCATAATACTAATAAAGGTAAGGGTGAAGCCCTATGTACTGGCTATTTAGAAGCAAAATGTGATATTATAGCATTTATTGATGCAGATATTCATAATTTAACTTCTAGTAAAGTTGATAAAATGCTTAAACCGATATTATTAGGTAAAGCAGATATTACTAAAACTAAATTTTCACGAGCTAGTGGTCGTGTAACAGAACTAACAGCAAAACCCCTTCTTAATTATTTTTTTCCTGAAATCTCATTTGCACAACCATTAAGTGGACAATTTGCTGCGAAAAAAGAAGCTTTAAAAAGAATTAATTTTGAAAAAGATTATGGTGTTGATGTTGGTATTGTTATTGATGCTGATGTTTTAGGTCTTTCTGTTTTAGAGGTGGATATTGGTGCAATAGAGCATGATATGTCTCCGCTTGAAGATTTAAATTTAATGGCTAATGAAGTTGTAAGAACTATCATGGATCGAGCTAATAAGTATGGTAGGGTTGTGATGATCGATGACATTGGTTATTTTATTAGAATGTCTGTTGTTGGATTATCTTTAATTATTTTGGGTTTATTTACTATCTTTTTTGTAAACCCTGTTCCTTTATCTATTGGAGTTATTATTTCGATTATTGGGATAATCATAGCTATTTATTATATTATAAAAGTAATTTTACAATCAATTTCAATGTATAAAAAGACACCTAGAGGTAATTTAATAAGGTCTTTTATTAAAATTCATTTTTCACTTATAATATCAATGATTATTTTAATATTAATGATTTCGACATTCATTGGGGCAGCTCATTTTGAAGGTGGGGTAATTTCAATAGAACCAAGTTCAAGAAATTTAATTATTTATGCAGGTGATGATTCACCATCAAATAATACCATTTCAGTAAGAGGCCCATATACTGTGGACTTAGCTATTGAAAATGAATCAGACATGATAAGAGTTCCATACGATGCAATGGCTACTTTAGGTGTTGGTGTAAATGACACGCTCATTATTAGTGGGGAAGAATACACTATTAATCAAACAAGAGATGGAGAACCAAACATGTTGAGAGTGCCAATTGAGGCTAAAAATAGATTAAATGTAGAGGTAGGGGATGTTATTCAAAATAGTCTTTTAACTCAATCATTTGAAGGATCACAAGTTTTTCATAATCATAAAATAGATAATTTCAGCTTTGCTGAAAGCTTTATAATAAACCAAAGACACCAAAATTCTTCAGTCGTTGAAATAATGCTTAATAATTCCTCAATAGCTAATTTTACTGGTAAATTTATAGAAAATAACACTTATAGTATTGCATTTGATGGAGAAGTCATTGAAACTATTAAATATAATAATAAAACTAATGAAACTTCTTTTAAATATGACAATTCAACTGTTAAAATACTATTTAAAAATGAGAATATAACTTCAACCAAAACCTTTATAAATGCTGGAAACGGTAATTTTATTAATTTTAAATAAAAAAAGAAAAAAATTATTCATCGTAAGCTTTAACAGCTTCTTCAACATCATTGTAAAGACCAAGAGCAGCTAAAGCCCCAACCTTCCCTTGTTCTCCTGTTATTGCAATTAACGGAATATTTAATTCACTCGCTAATTTTTCAGCAGTTTTAACATCAATCATTCCAGACTTTGTTGCTATTGAATAATCCCTTAATTCTTTAGGAATGCTAAGTCCTTCTAAAATAGCTATTGCTGTCTTATCAGATAAAGTATCTCTTTTAAGAATTTCAATGACTTTAGCTATTAGTTCTTCTTTTTTAGACTCTTCAACTGCAAAAGTAAGAGCAATTGAAACACAATTTTGGGTTTTATGTGGGTTGTGGGGATATAGTTGAACAATAATATGATCTAAATATTCAAAACCTTCTTTTGCAAGTTCAACACCTAAGTTATGTGCCATTGTCCAAGTAGCTCCTTCATCTTTAGTATCAGTATCATCAATACCAATAACTACTTTTTCAAGTTTGGGAGTTACTACAGTTGCTTTTCCAACTTTTGAGCCTCCACCACTTTCAATAAGTTCTATGTATTTAACACCTTTACCCATTCCTCTACACATTCCAGCTCCAACACCTGCTCCAGCAAGACCTGAATGAGTTACTTTAACTTCATCTCCATCAATAATGATTTCTTCAATTCCAGCAGCATTAAAACTTGCTTTTAAATCTAAAAGACTGCATCCTACATGACAGGAATAAACATGTTTATTTCCATCACGATAAGCAGAATCAATTAATTTAGAATTCTTTTTGTATTGATTTAATAACCAATGGGAACCAGATATGCATGGATGATACTCGACAATTTCTACTTTATCGTTGTCAACCATTGTTAATACTTTTTCATATGGAGCAATCCATGGGTCATTAAATTTTTCTTTTAATTCATTAGGTTTTAAAATTTCCATCTAACCATCTAAATCTCATTTAATCTGTTACACATTTTAACTGCTGCTTCAACTGCACTTTTAGCATTTTTAACACGTTTATGAGCATCTAACCTAGTCATACCCGGTCCAGTAATTCCAAGAGCTACTGGGGTGTTATATTCT harbors:
- a CDS encoding glycosyltransferase, yielding MSWLLVILTFLLAIIKTEKTKKYQKISVIIPAFNEEKTVASVVEVVKNVSYIDEIIVVNDGSSDNTELEAKKAGATVINHNTNKGKGEALCTGYLEAKCDIIAFIDADIHNLTSSKVDKMLKPILLGKADITKTKFSRASGRVTELTAKPLLNYFFPEISFAQPLSGQFAAKKEALKRINFEKDYGVDVGIVIDADVLGLSVLEVDIGAIEHDMSPLEDLNLMANEVVRTIMDRANKYGRVVMIDDIGYFIRMSVVGLSLIILGLFTIFFVNPVPLSIGVIISIIGIIIAIYYIIKVILQSISMYKKTPRGNLIRSFIKIHFSLIISMIILILMISTFIGAAHFEGGVISIEPSSRNLIIYAGDDSPSNNTISVRGPYTVDLAIENESDMIRVPYDAMATLGVGVNDTLIISGEEYTINQTRDGEPNMLRVPIEAKNRLNVEVGDVIQNSLLTQSFEGSQVFHNHKIDNFSFAESFIINQRHQNSSVVEIMLNNSSIANFTGKFIENNTYSIAFDGEVIETIKYNNKTNETSFKYDNSTVKILFKNENITSTKTFINAGNGNFINFK
- the mmp11 gene encoding methanogenesis marker protein 11; translated protein: MEILKPNELKEKFNDPWIAPYEKVLTMVDNDKVEIVEYHPCISGSHWLLNQYKKNSKLIDSAYRDGNKHVYSCHVGCSLLDLKASFNAAGIEEIIIDGDEVKVTHSGLAGAGVGAGMCRGMGKGVKYIELIESGGGSKVGKATVVTPKLEKVVIGIDDTDTKDEGATWTMAHNLGVELAKEGFEYLDHIIVQLYPHNPHKTQNCVSIALTFAVEESKKEELIAKVIEILKRDTLSDKTAIAILEGLSIPKELRDYSIATKSGMIDVKTAEKLASELNIPLIAITGEQGKVGALAALGLYNDVEEAVKAYDE